A single window of Sebastes umbrosus isolate fSebUmb1 chromosome 16, fSebUmb1.pri, whole genome shotgun sequence DNA harbors:
- the map3k9 gene encoding mitogen-activated protein kinase kinase kinase 9, with amino-acid sequence MDVFKPASDTSLSPKACVSSSSEADVFRWPGPDHDAPPVPDATVPVPAPGGFWTAVFDYEATADDELSLRRGDLVEVLSKDSLVSGDEGWWTGMIQDRVGIFPSNYVSNGNVIPEEIRDTSEQQYSVPPLHLLEIDFSELTLEEIIGVGGFGKVYRAVWRGSEVAVKAARRDPDEDAEQTLESVRQEAKLFAMLNHPNIMGLLGTCLQEPNLCLVMEYARGGPLNRALAGKRIPPCTLVDWAVQIARGILYLHSQAIVPIIHRDLKSSNILILERVEMEDLSNKTLKITDFGLAREWHRTTKMSAAGTYAWMAPEVIRSSTFSKGSDVWSYGVLLWELLTGEVPFRGIDGLAVAYGVAMNKLALPIPLTCPEPFARLMEECWSSDPHSRPHFTIILDQLTAIEESGFFEMPAESFHSLQDDWKLEIQEMFDQLRTKEKELRSWEEELTQAALQQKCQEEALRRREQELAEREIHILERELNIIIHQLYQEKPHVESRQGKFRRNRLKLKDGNRISLPSDFQHKITVQASPSHDRRRSLLSSSSSPPSSPPMLPRLRAIQLTPREGYTAWGRGTGLQQDEEESEERKGSRKKGRSRGCGPYREHSADASVKPPHEGSRQRSCSAPNLRRSPRHSPAVPGVPSLVEMENEDCCFTTDPGAASGQSYLCIPFQKEGHTAAAAAEGDGDEYCPSVQVPGTPPCRKSPGGGRRSELVLLGCGALLAAVGMGCNLLTLAQPEENIKSRWDGFFHRTGGQRRSTSPPTRRLFRRESPLKPSAPSLPEKGLPPSYTLLSLSSVSDCNSTRSLLRSDSEELLVCRPVSPRKHIPACQTPINPLVNTHIESFKRNPRQSLTPTHVPSAPISSRSLRRTPSDGAIKKSCPNNLEPLIEKTALENAGGFRGLKEDRPEVPRLPDPNLVFPPTPRRRCAPERPKTLDFVARPRPSPRARCDVFWAEGKPRGNGQNLGNGESPAHTSSTETPPTVEFGRDPAVLPTPMEAPTPYSPRRKKENLLDRLDEGQCRDGTVPLCRPEISFPKDSPYRYRPGFWS; translated from the exons ATGGATGTCTTCAAACCCGCTTCGGACACCAGTTTGAGTCCCAAGGCGTGCGTGTCCTCGTCTTCAGAAGCAGATGTTTTCCGCTGGCCCGGTCCGGATCATGACGCGCCACCGGTACCGGACGCAACGGTACCGGTACCGGCACCGGGCGGCTTCTGGACCGCCGTGTTCGACTATGAAGCGACTGCGGACGACGAGCTCAGCCTGCGGAGAGGAGACCTGGTGGAGGTGCTCTCCAAGGACTCCCTGGTGTCCGGAGACGAGGGCTGGTGGACCGGCATGATACAGGACCGGGTCGGCATCTTCCCATCTAATTATGTGAGCAACGGGAATGTTATACCGGAGGAGATCCGGGACACCTCGGAGCAGCAGTACTCAGTGCCTCCTCTGCACC TCCTGGAGATTGATTTCTCCGAGCTGACCCTGGAGGAAATCATCGGCGTGGGCGGTTTTGGGAAAGTCTACCGTGCAGTGTGGCGAGGCTCAGAGGTGGCAGTGAAGGCGGCGCGGCGGGACCCCGACGAGGACGCAGAGCAGACTCTGGAGAGCGTGCGTCAGGAGGCCAAACTGTTCGCCATGCTCAACCATCCCAACATCATGGGTCTGCTGGGGACGTGTCTGCAGGAGCCCAACCTGTGTCTGGTGATGGAGTACGCCCGGGGCGGCCCTCTCAACCGGGCTCTCGCTGGGAAACGCATCCCTCCGTGCACGCTGGTGGACTGGGCGGTGCAGATCGCCCGGGGCATCCTCTACCTCCACAGCCAGGCCATCGTCCCCATCATTCACCGGGACCTCAAGTCCAGCAACA TCCTGATCTTAGAGAGGGTTGAGATGGAAGACCTCAGCAACAAGACTCTGAAGATCACAGACTTCGGGCTGGCTCGAGAGTGGCACCGCACCACCAAGATGAGCGCCGCCGGCACCTACGCCTGGATGGCGCCCGAAGTCATCCGCTCGTCCACGTTCTCCAAGGGTAGCGACGTGTGGAG TTATGGCGTGCTGCTGTGGGAGCTGCTGACTGGAGAAGTTCCCTTTCGGGGTATCGATGGTCTCGCCGTGGCGTACGGGGTGGCGATGAACAAGCTGGCTTTACCGATTCCCTTGACTTGCCCTGAGCCCTTTGCACGTCTCATGGAAG AGTGCTGGAGCTCGGACCCTCACTCCCGACCGCACTTCACAATTATTCTGGACCAGCTGACGGCCATCGAGGAGTCTGGCTTTTTTGAGATGCCAGCAGAGTCTTTCCACTCTCTGCAGGATGACTGGAAACTGGAGATCCAGGAAATGTTTGATCAACTGAGGACCAAGGAGAAG GAGCTGCGATCGTGGGAGGAGGAGCTGACCCAAGCCGCTCTGCAGCAGAAATGCCAGGAGGAGGCTCTGAGGAGGCGCGAGCAGGAACTGGCCGAGCGGGAGATCCACATCCTGGAGCGAGAGCTCAACATCATCATCCACCAGCTCTACCAGGAGAAGCCTCACGTGGAGAGCAGGCAGGGCAAGTTCCGCCGCAACCGCCTTAAACTCAAGGATGGGAACAGGATCAGCTTGCCTTCAG ATTTTCAGCATAAAATCACAGTGCAGGCGTCTCCCTCTCATGATCGGAGGAGGAGTTtgctcagcagcagctccagtccTCCGAGCAGTCCACCGATGCTGCCCCGCCTCCGAGCCATCCAAC TCACCCCACGGGAGGGATACACAGCCTGGGGTCGCGGCACAGGTTTACAGCAGGACGAAGAGGAGAGTGAGGAGAGGAAGGGCTCCAGGAAAAAGGGCAGATCCCGCGGGTGTGGTCCATACAGGGAACACAGCGCTGACGCCAG TGTGAAGCCTCCTCATGAAGGCAGCAGGCAGCGGTCCTGCAGCGCCCCAAACCTTCGCAGATCCCCGAGACACAGTCCAGCAGTACCTGGAGTCCCGAGCCTTGTGGAGATGG AAAACGAAGACTGCTGCTTCACTACTGATCCAGGAGCAGCCTCTGGTCAGTCCTACCTCTGCATCCCCTTCCAGAAGGAGGGCCacacggctgctgctgctgctgagggtgATGGAGATGAGTACTGCCCCAGCGTCCAGGTTCCAGGGACACCGCCGTGCAGGAAGAGCCCCGGTGGGGGGCGGCGGTCTGAGTTGGTCCTGCTGGGCTGCGGAGCTCTGCTAGCAGCTGTCGGAATGGGCTGCAACTTGCTGACTCTGGCCCAGCCGGAGGAGAACATCAAGTCACGATGGGACGGTTTCTTCCATAGAACGGGGGGGCAGAGGCGAAGCACCAGCCCCCCGACTCGCAGACTGTTCCGGCGGGAGAGCCCGCTGAAACCTTCGGCGCCCTCGCTGCCCGAGAAAGGCTTGCCCCCCTCTTACACGCTGCTGTCCTTATCGTCGGTGTCTGACTGCAACTCCACCCGCTCCCTGCTGCGCTCCGACAGCGAGGAGCTGTTGGTCTGCCGCCCTGTCTCGCCGCGCAAACATATTCCGGCCTGCCAAACCCCGATCAACCCGCTGGtcaacacacacattgagaGCTTCAAGCGTAACCCCCGCCAGTCCCTCACACCCACGCATGTACCATCTGCCCCAATTTCCTCACGTAGCCTGCGGCGAACTCCATCAGACGGAGCCATCAAGAAGAGCTGTCCTAATAATCTGGAACCACTGATAGAAAAAACAGCACTAGAGAACGCAG GTGGCTTCAGAGGTTTAAAAGAAGACCGACCCGAGGTCCCCCGGCTCCCCGATCCCAATCTCGTGTTTCCCCCAACTCCTCGTCGCCGCTGTGCTCCCGAACGCCCCAAAACCCTCGACTTTGTAGCTCGGCCTCGGCCGTCGCCACGGGCGCGCTGCGATGTGTTTTGGGCGGAGGGGAAGCCCAGGGGAAACGGACAAAACCTGGGCAACGGCGAGTCCCCCGCCCACACGTCCAGCACAGAGACTCCTCCGACCGTAGAGTTCGGTAGGGACCCGGCGGTGCTGCCCACCCCCATGGAGGCCCCGACGCCCTACTCCCCCCGCCGCAAGAAGGAAAACCTGCTGGATCGGCTGGATGAGGGACAGTGCCGGGATGGAACCGTCCCGCTCTGCAGACCGGAGATCAGCTTTCCCAAAGACTCACCGTACCGCTACAGACCTGGATTCTGGTCCTAA
- the LOC119474967 gene encoding tetratricopeptide repeat protein 9A, producing the protein MSVIQAGHDGSKGGHTDSSGGSPRLQQHCAQPPNSSSSSSSSRTRDARYQQQLQQQQRHHGGSMLKQPSLNEPADVVRRALDFKCQGTQCYKDKKYREAIGKYHRALLEIKGLCRVLGDPDSSSKPPSPLLPTISKSERLTDEQKGAMENAELECYNSLAACLLQMELVNYERVKEYCLKVLHKEGKNFKALYRSGVAYYHLGEFQKALYYLKESNKQEPSDTNAIRYIQLTEMKIRRSAQREKKEAT; encoded by the exons ATGAGCGTGATCCAGGCCGGGCACGACGGCAGCAAAGGtggacacactgacagcagcgGCGGCTCTCCGAGGCTCCAGCAGCACTGCGCTCAGCCtcccaacagcagcagcagcagcagcagcagccggacCAGAGATGCCAGAtaccagcagcagctccagcagcagcagaggcatcATGGAGGCTCGATGCTGAAGCAACCGTCTCTCAACGAGCCGGCCGACGTGGTGAGACGGGCGCTGGACTTCAAGTGTCAGGGCACCCAGTGCTACAAGGATAAGAAGTACCGAGAGGCGATAGGCAAGTACCACCGCGCTCTGCTGGAGATTAAAGGGCTGTGCAGGGTGCTGGGGGATCCGGACTCCAGCTCCAAACCACCGTCCCCCCTACTGCCCACCATCAGCAAGTCAGAGAGGCTGACAGATGAGCAGAAGGGGGCCATGGAGAACGCAGAGCTGGAGTGTTACAACAGCCTGGctg CCTGCCTGCTGCAGATGGAGCTGGTGAACTACGAGCGAGTGAAGGAATACTGTCTGAAAGTGCTTCACAAGGAGGGGAAGAACTTCAAGGCTCTGTACCGATCCGGTGTGGCCTACTACCACCTAGGAGAGTTCCAGAAGGCCCTGTACTACCTGAAggagtcaaacaaacaggaaccATCAG ACACCAATGCCATCCGCTACATCCAGCTGACAGAGATGAAGATCCGCCGGAGCGCCCAAAGGGAAAAGAAAGAGGCGACATAA
- the med6 gene encoding mediator of RNA polymerase II transcription subunit 6, producing MKATSSHSDLKFTEDDVVFVRQVVYIMAAMDFKDNLLGISWVDSGWVPILNPGNVLDYFSERSNPFYDRTCNNEVVKMQRLTLEHLNQMVGVEYILLHAQEPILYIIRKQQRQSPTQLIPLADYYIIAGVVYQAPDLGTVISSRALSAVHGIQSAFDEAMSYCRYHPSKGYWWHFKDQEEREKNKPKSKKKEEPSSLFQRHRVDTLLLDLRSKFPPTFYQPKPGEKPIPVEVKKEPEPPTEAVKQEEREPATKTSAPAPPSKPPPEKRARLQ from the exons ATGAAGGCGACGTCATCACACAGCGACCTGAAGTTTACTGAAGATGACGTCGTCTTTGTGAGACAAGTTGTTTACATCATGGCAGCGATGGATTTCAAAG ACAACCTTCTTGGGATATCCTGGGTGGACAGCGGCTGGGTGCCAATTCTTAACCCTGGAAATGTACTGGACTACTTCTCTGAGAGAAGTAACCCCTTCTATGACCGAACCTGTAATAATGAGGTAGTGAAGATGCAGCGGCTTACTCTGGAACATCTGAA TCAGATGGTGGGAGTGGAGTACATTCTTCTTCATGCTCAGGAGCCAATTCTTTACATAATCCGGAAACAACAGAGGCAGTCACCAACACAAT TGATTCCCTTGGCTGACTACTACATCATAGCAGGAGTGGTGTACCAGGCGCCAGACCTGGGAACAGTTATCAGCTCCAGAGCG CTTTCTGCTGTCCATGGAATCCAGTCTGCTTTTGATGAGGCCATGTCATATTGTCGCTATCACCCATCCAAAGGATACTGGTGGCACTTCAAGGACCAGGAGGAGAGAG aaaaaaacaaacccaaGTCTAAGAAGAAAGAAGAGCCGAGTTCACTGTTTCAGAGGCACCGTGTTGACACGCTCCTTCTGGACCTCAGGTCAAAGTTTCCACCAACGTTCTACCAG CCCAAGCCTGGGGAGAAGCCTATTCCAG TTGAGGTGAAGAAAGAGCCTGAACCCCCCACAGAAGCTGTTAAACAAGAGGAAAGGGAACCAGCCACAAAGACCTCCGCCCCAGCTCCGCCAAGCAAACCACCTCCTGAGAAGAGAGCCAGACTACAGTGA